In Halopseudomonas xinjiangensis, a single genomic region encodes these proteins:
- a CDS encoding tripartite tricarboxylate transporter TctB family protein: MYQRLFAASLLLACLCLGFIAWGYQAPYSYEPVGPRAYPLMLMVLLGLGAIVLIIKPSLEADTDDEPALVPAMMRKALICLALLLGLAALFERLGFIPTAILFALGMARLFGGRWPQSLVLAVVLGVGLYFLFDNVLDVPLPLGVLAQLEI, translated from the coding sequence ATGTACCAACGCCTGTTTGCGGCGAGCCTGCTGCTGGCTTGCCTGTGCCTCGGTTTCATCGCCTGGGGCTACCAAGCCCCCTACTCCTACGAACCAGTAGGCCCGCGCGCCTACCCCCTGATGCTGATGGTGCTGCTCGGACTCGGCGCCATTGTGCTGATCATCAAACCCAGCCTTGAAGCCGATACGGACGACGAACCGGCACTGGTACCAGCCATGATGCGCAAGGCACTGATCTGCCTGGCTCTGCTGCTGGGACTGGCCGCGCTGTTCGAGCGGCTGGGTTTCATTCCCACGGCCATCCTCTTTGCTCTGGGCATGGCGCGCTTGTTCGGTGGCCGCTGGCCCCAGAGTCTGGTGCTGGCGGTAGTCCTCGGCGTCGGCTTGTACTTCCTGTTCGATAACGTTCTCGACGTGCCCCTACCCCTGGGCGTGCTCGCCCAGCTGGAGATCTGA
- a CDS encoding Bug family tripartite tricarboxylate transporter substrate binding protein, whose translation MKTSLRAALLSLACIGLAGYTLADEPRRPECIAPAAPGGGFDLTCKLAQSALLESEILSRPMRVTYMPGGVGAVAYNSVVAQRADDGGTITAFSSGSLLNLSQGKFGRFDESAVRWLAAVGSSYGAIAVRADSEFETLDDLVAALKADPGKVVIGSGGTVGGQDWMQTALVARAAGIEPRRLRYVAMEGGGELATALLGGHIDVASTDISDSVPHIESGGMRILAVMSDERLPGEAVADIPTAKEQGYDVSWPVIRGFYMGPDVSDEDFNWWKSAFDQLLASEDFATLREQRELFPFAMTGDELDTHVKSRVKVYRELAAEFGLVE comes from the coding sequence ATGAAAACCTCCCTGCGCGCCGCGCTGCTCTCTCTGGCCTGCATCGGCCTGGCCGGCTACACCCTGGCTGACGAACCGCGACGCCCTGAATGTATCGCTCCAGCCGCTCCCGGTGGCGGATTCGACCTTACCTGCAAGCTTGCGCAATCAGCGTTGCTTGAGTCCGAGATCCTGTCGCGTCCAATGCGCGTGACCTACATGCCAGGCGGTGTCGGCGCGGTTGCCTACAACTCCGTGGTCGCCCAGCGAGCCGATGATGGCGGCACCATCACCGCGTTTTCCAGCGGCTCGTTGCTGAACCTTTCGCAGGGCAAATTCGGCCGCTTCGACGAGTCGGCGGTGCGATGGCTGGCGGCGGTTGGGTCCAGCTACGGCGCCATCGCGGTGCGTGCGGACTCTGAATTCGAGACGCTGGATGATCTGGTAGCCGCGCTCAAGGCCGATCCGGGCAAGGTGGTCATCGGCTCCGGCGGTACCGTCGGCGGGCAGGACTGGATGCAGACTGCGCTGGTCGCCCGGGCTGCAGGGATCGAGCCGCGCCGCCTGCGCTACGTGGCGATGGAAGGCGGCGGCGAGCTGGCTACCGCACTGCTCGGTGGGCATATCGATGTGGCCAGCACCGACATATCCGACTCCGTGCCGCACATCGAAAGCGGCGGCATGCGAATCCTCGCGGTGATGTCCGACGAGCGTCTGCCCGGCGAGGCCGTGGCGGATATTCCGACAGCCAAGGAGCAGGGCTACGACGTCAGCTGGCCAGTGATCCGTGGCTTTTACATGGGGCCGGACGTGTCCGACGAAGATTTCAACTGGTGGAAAAGTGCCTTCGACCAGCTGCTGGCCTCGGAAGACTTCGCCACGCTGCGCGAGCAACGTGAGTTGTTTCCCTTCGCGATGACCGGTGACGAGCTCGACACGCATGTGAAAAGCCGGGTCAAGGTCTACCGCGAACTGGCCGCCGAGTTCGGGCTGGTCGAGTAA
- a CDS encoding OprD family porin, producing MSTVPRRALVAPTLLAIGSTLASQAGHAQGFIEDSSARLDLRNIYFNRDFREDAGQSKREEWAQGFLLNIESGFTPGVVGFGLDAQALLGIKLDSSPDRTGTGLLPRDSDNRAEDDFSTLGLTAKARASQSEVYVGTLFPKLPTLQPNNSRILPQTFEGAMVSIGEIESLAVSLGHLESVRYRNSSGSDELALNNKNGRFGGSFNANHFQWVGADYQFTPGLAGSFHLAQLDDLYRQQFLGLAWEQPLGEGVLTSELRVAFSEEQGSALAGDIDNQAWQGRVSYGRSGHVVTAALQKLRGDNAFPYINGSNPYLVNFVQINDFAEAGQRSIQLRYDYDFEAIGVPGLIFMTRYVRGDQGRPLAGGEAREWERDSELMYVVQSGSLKNLGIRWRNASYRSSFARDADENRLILSYSLPIW from the coding sequence ATGAGTACAGTTCCACGCCGGGCGCTCGTGGCCCCCACTCTCCTCGCCATCGGTTCGACGCTCGCCAGTCAGGCTGGTCATGCTCAGGGTTTCATCGAAGACAGCAGTGCACGTCTCGACCTGCGCAATATCTATTTCAATCGCGACTTCCGGGAAGATGCCGGCCAGTCCAAGCGCGAAGAATGGGCCCAGGGCTTTCTGCTGAATATCGAGTCGGGCTTCACCCCTGGCGTCGTTGGCTTCGGGCTCGATGCCCAGGCGCTGCTCGGTATCAAGCTCGATTCGAGCCCGGATCGCACCGGTACCGGCCTGCTGCCGCGTGATTCTGACAACCGCGCGGAGGATGACTTCAGCACCCTCGGGCTGACGGCAAAGGCGCGCGCTTCGCAGTCCGAAGTATACGTGGGCACGCTGTTTCCCAAACTGCCCACTCTGCAGCCAAACAACAGCCGCATCCTGCCGCAGACCTTCGAAGGTGCCATGGTCAGCATCGGCGAGATCGAGTCGCTGGCAGTCAGCCTCGGACATCTGGAAAGCGTCCGGTATCGCAACTCGAGCGGCTCCGACGAGCTGGCACTGAACAACAAAAATGGCCGGTTTGGCGGCTCGTTCAACGCAAATCATTTTCAATGGGTTGGGGCGGATTACCAATTCACCCCAGGCCTGGCGGGCAGCTTTCATCTGGCACAACTGGATGATCTCTACCGCCAACAGTTTCTCGGCCTCGCCTGGGAGCAACCGCTGGGCGAGGGCGTGCTGACCAGCGAGCTGCGCGTGGCATTCTCTGAAGAGCAGGGCAGCGCACTGGCCGGCGATATCGACAACCAGGCCTGGCAGGGGCGGGTCAGCTACGGTCGTTCGGGACACGTGGTTACTGCCGCGTTACAGAAGCTGCGCGGCGATAACGCCTTCCCCTATATCAACGGCAGCAATCCTTATCTGGTCAATTTCGTGCAGATCAACGATTTCGCCGAAGCCGGCCAGCGCTCGATTCAGCTGCGTTACGACTACGACTTCGAAGCCATCGGTGTTCCAGGTCTGATCTTCATGACCCGCTACGTGCGCGGTGACCAGGGTCGTCCGCTGGCCGGCGGCGAAGCCAGGGAATGGGAGCGCGACAGTGAGCTGATGTATGTCGTGCAATCCGGCTCGCTGAAGAATCTCGGCATCCGCTGGCGTAATGCGAGCTACCGCTCCAGCTTCGCCCGCGATGCAGATGAAAACCGCCTGATCCTCAGTTACAGCCTGCCGATCTGGTAA
- a CDS encoding response regulator: MRILLVEDDAELADSLSRALKSGGWTVDTLHDGVAADLALRTEDYALAVLDVGLPRMDGFEVLRGLRERGQTLAVIMLTARGEVGDRVRGLNLGADDYLAKPFELSELEARVNALLRRSLMGGERQQHCGSLVYDLTDRRFTLNGEALSLPSREHAVLESLIARPGRLMSKDQLAGKVFGLDQDASPEAIEIYISRLRRKLDGSQVRIVTFRGLGYLLEAQE; encoded by the coding sequence GTGCGAATACTGCTGGTAGAGGATGATGCCGAGTTGGCTGACAGCCTGAGCCGTGCGCTCAAGTCGGGCGGCTGGACCGTTGATACGCTGCATGACGGGGTGGCGGCGGACCTGGCTTTGCGCACCGAGGATTACGCACTGGCCGTGCTCGATGTTGGCCTGCCACGCATGGACGGATTCGAGGTGTTGCGCGGTCTGCGCGAACGCGGTCAGACCTTGGCGGTGATCATGCTGACTGCCAGGGGCGAGGTGGGCGACCGGGTGCGAGGTCTGAATCTGGGCGCCGATGACTACCTGGCCAAACCCTTCGAACTGAGTGAACTGGAAGCCCGTGTCAACGCGTTACTGCGCCGCAGTCTCATGGGCGGAGAGCGTCAGCAGCACTGTGGTTCGCTGGTTTACGATCTGACCGACCGCCGGTTTACCCTCAACGGAGAAGCGTTGAGTCTGCCGTCGCGCGAGCACGCCGTATTGGAGAGCCTGATCGCCCGCCCGGGCCGGTTGATGAGCAAGGATCAACTGGCTGGGAAGGTATTTGGTCTGGATCAGGATGCTAGCCCCGAAGCCATCGAAATATACATCTCGCGCCTGCGCCGCAAGCTCGACGGCAGCCAGGTGCGCATCGTCACCTTTCGCGGCCTGGGTTACCTGCTCGAGGCGCAGGAGTGA
- a CDS encoding sensor histidine kinase: MNRWKSLRGRLLSRLALVLGILLALGSINAYWSARSAADVAYDRSLLSSARAIAESLFDEDGALYVDVPYIALDNFAYDISGRLYYQVISPAGRSVSGYEDLPAPPDGTPVTRDYPALARFYDSTYRGADVRVVSLLQPVSGGTLQGMAEIRVAETRGAREGMAHSLLRHSLVSLGLLSLSALLLSWLAVNAALAPLRRLREQVAARRSDDLSPIATEGLQREVRPLVKSINHFTGRLRENFERQRDFIAEASHELRTPLSALKARIELGLRSSDPRDWQQALREAQGSTDRTIGLANRLLSMARIERGARAVAEGSAERVAMQPLVQEIAMAMVPLAREQQIELALEVETGFHIWGEPTLLQELLANLIDNALGHTPAGGHVILRLRSPRVLEVEDSGPGIPEASRSRVFEKFYRDGGAGSGLGLSIVGEICQAHRGQISLHEGSLGGLLVRVDFERQ, translated from the coding sequence GTGAACCGCTGGAAAAGCCTCCGCGGTCGGCTGCTCAGCCGTCTGGCCCTGGTGCTCGGTATATTGCTGGCGCTCGGCAGCATCAACGCCTACTGGAGCGCCCGCAGCGCAGCTGATGTCGCATATGACCGTTCCCTGCTCTCCTCGGCACGCGCGATTGCGGAAAGTCTGTTCGATGAGGACGGCGCGCTGTACGTGGATGTGCCCTATATAGCTCTGGACAATTTCGCCTACGATATTTCCGGGCGTCTTTATTACCAGGTGATCAGCCCGGCGGGCCGATCCGTCTCCGGCTACGAGGATCTGCCCGCCCCGCCGGACGGCACGCCGGTGACCCGCGATTACCCTGCTCTCGCCAGGTTCTACGACAGCACCTACCGCGGCGCCGATGTGCGGGTGGTCAGTCTGTTGCAGCCGGTCAGCGGCGGTACGCTGCAGGGCATGGCAGAAATCCGCGTGGCCGAGACCCGCGGCGCTCGCGAAGGCATGGCTCACTCTCTATTGCGCCATTCTTTGGTCAGTCTCGGGTTGCTGTCGCTAAGCGCCTTGTTACTCAGCTGGCTGGCGGTGAATGCGGCGCTGGCACCGCTCAGACGGTTGCGCGAGCAGGTCGCCGCGCGGCGCAGCGACGATCTCAGCCCGATCGCCACCGAAGGCTTGCAGCGCGAAGTACGGCCGCTGGTCAAGTCGATCAATCATTTCACCGGCCGGCTCCGGGAAAACTTCGAGCGCCAGCGGGATTTCATCGCCGAGGCCTCCCATGAGCTGCGTACGCCACTGTCGGCGCTCAAGGCTCGGATCGAGCTCGGCCTGCGCTCGTCTGATCCTCGCGACTGGCAGCAGGCATTGAGGGAGGCGCAAGGCAGCACCGATCGCACCATCGGCCTTGCCAACCGGCTGCTGTCGATGGCGCGCATCGAGCGTGGCGCGCGCGCTGTAGCCGAGGGCAGCGCCGAGCGCGTCGCGATGCAGCCGCTGGTACAGGAGATCGCCATGGCCATGGTCCCGCTCGCCCGCGAGCAGCAGATCGAGCTGGCGCTGGAGGTCGAGACCGGCTTCCACATCTGGGGTGAGCCAACGCTGCTTCAGGAGTTGCTTGCCAACCTGATCGATAATGCGCTCGGCCACACGCCTGCGGGAGGTCACGTGATATTGCGTCTGCGCTCGCCGCGAGTGCTGGAGGTGGAAGACAGCGGACCGGGCATACCCGAAGCGTCGCGCAGCAGGGTGTTCGAAAAGTTCTACCGGGACGGCGGTGCTGGCAGCGGATTGGGATTGTCGATCGTCGGCGAGATCTGCCAGGCGCATCGTGGCCAGATCAGCCTGCATGAGGGCTCGCTTGGCGGGTTGCTGGTACGGGTCGATTTCGAGAGGCAGTAA
- a CDS encoding 5-oxoprolinase subunit C family protein, translating into MTLVVEQTLGLAQLQDLGRFGVRHLGVTQGGALDWIAMRWANCLLSNEPGASVLEMPFGGVTLRFETDTMVALGGADLDALLDDVPVGPWRALAVSAGQRLTLRAPRNGVRGYLAVPGGFNIKAVLGSQSTVVREGLGGPDGRGGALRRGDRLAFAGAARPIAAGTPLPQARRDRGMMAPSAIASLYLGLCGNAVSGAIAASPYSQPASLEVLLGSQYSDFAGASLFAAFNQPWRIDARADRMGVRLTGPALRYTGLALISEGIPLGAIQVPPDGKPIILLNDRQTIGGYPRLGALTPLAVARLAQSAPGEVVYLRPVSSELARLKHLEVLQQFAEARGSALGATVTASRNRPVPATRQASPHAG; encoded by the coding sequence ATGACCCTGGTCGTCGAACAAACGCTGGGGCTGGCGCAGCTGCAGGATCTTGGTCGCTTCGGTGTGCGTCATCTCGGCGTCACCCAGGGCGGCGCGCTGGACTGGATAGCGATGCGCTGGGCGAACTGTCTATTGAGCAACGAGCCCGGCGCCAGCGTGCTGGAGATGCCCTTCGGCGGCGTCACGCTGCGCTTCGAAACTGACACCATGGTGGCATTGGGCGGCGCCGATCTCGACGCCCTGCTCGATGACGTCCCGGTTGGTCCATGGCGTGCATTGGCGGTGTCGGCCGGTCAACGTCTGACACTTCGAGCGCCACGAAACGGCGTGCGGGGTTACCTTGCGGTGCCCGGCGGCTTCAATATCAAGGCTGTGCTGGGTTCGCAGTCGACGGTGGTGCGCGAAGGATTGGGTGGGCCGGATGGTCGGGGCGGGGCACTGCGCCGCGGTGATCGGTTGGCTTTCGCTGGCGCAGCCCGGCCCATCGCGGCGGGGACGCCGCTCCCACAGGCCCGGCGGGACAGAGGCATGATGGCGCCCAGTGCAATCGCGTCGCTGTACCTGGGTTTGTGTGGGAACGCCGTCTCCGGCGCGATAGCAGCCTCGCCCTATTCGCAACCGGCCTCGCTAGAGGTGCTTCTAGGCTCCCAATACAGCGACTTCGCTGGCGCCAGCCTGTTCGCCGCATTCAACCAGCCGTGGCGCATCGACGCCCGAGCCGACCGCATGGGCGTCCGCCTGACCGGACCAGCGCTGCGCTACACCGGGCTCGCATTGATCTCCGAAGGCATTCCACTGGGCGCGATCCAGGTGCCCCCGGACGGCAAGCCGATCATCCTGCTCAACGATCGGCAAACCATTGGCGGCTACCCGCGGCTTGGCGCACTGACGCCTCTGGCCGTGGCGCGTCTGGCGCAGAGTGCGCCCGGAGAGGTTGTTTATCTGCGACCAGTGAGCAGTGAACTCGCACGACTCAAGCATCTGGAGGTGCTGCAACAGTTCGCCGAAGCACGCGGAAGCGCCCTTGGCGCTACCGTTACTGCCTCTCGAAATCGACCCGTACCAGCAACCCGCCAAGCGAGCCCTCATGCAGGCTGA
- the pxpB gene encoding 5-oxoprolinase subunit PxpB codes for MRPRVETAALDSLTLRLFDSIDESNMPWLLAAAERVRSTFGLALVDLVPSYTTLMITFDPAHLDEREARSLVGSALAGLQPLDAQRTGALHDIPVWYDPSVGPDLAALGKRSGMGEAALIRAHCAREYSVFALGFAPGFAYMGLVEPQIAAPRLATPRQRVPAGSVGIAERQTAIYPLISPGGWNLLGRSPIRLFDRDRDAYSLLAPGDRVRFVAVDHAEFVRLGGDDMSMAGS; via the coding sequence ATGCGTCCGCGCGTCGAGACCGCAGCGCTCGATAGTCTGACGCTGCGCCTGTTCGACAGCATCGATGAATCGAACATGCCATGGCTGCTCGCCGCAGCCGAACGTGTTCGCAGCACCTTCGGCCTGGCACTGGTCGACCTGGTGCCGTCCTACACCACTCTGATGATCACCTTCGATCCGGCGCATCTCGACGAGCGGGAGGCTCGCTCGCTGGTAGGTTCCGCGTTGGCAGGCTTGCAGCCGCTGGATGCGCAGCGAACCGGCGCGCTGCACGATATCCCGGTATGGTACGACCCCAGCGTAGGGCCGGATCTGGCTGCGCTGGGAAAGCGAAGCGGCATGGGTGAGGCCGCCTTGATCCGTGCGCACTGCGCCCGCGAATACAGCGTGTTTGCCCTCGGGTTCGCGCCTGGCTTCGCCTATATGGGACTGGTCGAGCCGCAGATTGCCGCGCCCCGGTTGGCCACGCCACGGCAGCGGGTCCCGGCTGGCAGCGTCGGCATTGCCGAACGGCAGACCGCTATCTACCCGCTGATTTCACCCGGTGGCTGGAATCTGCTTGGCCGCTCGCCGATCCGGCTGTTCGACCGCGATCGGGACGCCTACAGCCTGCTTGCGCCCGGCGACCGGGTGCGCTTTGTCGCGGTCGATCATGCCGAGTTCGTGCGGCTGGGTGGCGACGACATGTCGATGGCTGGCTCATGA
- a CDS encoding 5-oxoprolinase subunit PxpA, with amino-acid sequence MNRLLLNCDMGESFGAWTMGLDEQVMPHVDCANIACGFHASDPGTMRRTVALAVEHGVRIGAHPAYPDLVGFGRRSMNCSNQEVEDMLLYQIGALDGICRAEGARVEYVKPHGALYNDMMRRPDLLRAVMQAVHRYDSSLQLMLLARRDNSQAQTIADEIGIPLMFEAFADRAYDGEGFLLGRDQPGAVHHLATEILDQALTLSRGEPLTAADGSKLVLKADTLCVHGDNPESIMVVRQIATALEERR; translated from the coding sequence ATGAACAGACTGCTGCTCAATTGCGACATGGGCGAAAGCTTCGGCGCCTGGACGATGGGGCTGGACGAGCAGGTCATGCCGCACGTCGACTGCGCCAACATCGCCTGCGGGTTCCATGCCTCCGATCCGGGCACCATGCGCCGCACCGTCGCGTTGGCCGTCGAGCACGGCGTACGCATCGGCGCCCATCCGGCCTACCCCGATCTGGTCGGCTTCGGCCGCCGCTCGATGAACTGCAGCAATCAGGAAGTAGAGGACATGCTGCTCTATCAGATTGGCGCGCTGGACGGCATCTGCCGTGCCGAAGGCGCCCGCGTCGAGTACGTCAAGCCGCACGGCGCCTTGTATAACGACATGATGCGCCGGCCCGATCTGCTGCGAGCGGTCATGCAGGCGGTGCATCGTTACGATTCGTCCCTGCAGTTGATGTTGCTGGCCCGCCGTGACAACAGCCAGGCGCAAACCATCGCCGACGAGATCGGCATCCCCCTGATGTTCGAAGCCTTCGCCGATCGCGCCTACGACGGCGAAGGCTTTCTGCTCGGTCGTGATCAGCCCGGCGCCGTGCATCACCTGGCGACCGAGATACTCGACCAGGCACTGACCCTGTCGCGCGGTGAACCCCTGACTGCCGCGGATGGCAGCAAGCTGGTCCTCAAAGCCGATACGCTGTGCGTGCATGGCGACAATCCCGAGTCAATCATGGTCGTTCGGCAAATCGCCACGGCCCTGGAAGAACGACGCTGA
- a CDS encoding type 1 glutamine amidotransferase domain-containing protein — MKVLMVLTSHDKLGDTGKRTGFWLEEFAAPYYVLKDAGADITLASPAGGQPPIDPKSDEPDAQTAATERFKDDDEARLQLANTHRLAGIRPEEYDAVFYPGGHGPLWDLYDNADSIRLLEQFVTASKPIAAVCHAPAVLLNVRSGAGDPLVNGKRVTGFANSEEEGVGLTDVVPYLLEDRLKEKGGVYSKGDDWSSYVLVDGKLITGQNPASSEQAARELVKLLSEA; from the coding sequence ATGAAAGTACTGATGGTATTGACCTCACACGACAAGCTGGGCGATACCGGCAAGCGAACCGGTTTCTGGCTGGAGGAATTTGCCGCGCCGTACTATGTGCTGAAGGATGCCGGCGCCGACATTACCCTCGCCTCGCCCGCGGGCGGTCAGCCGCCGATCGATCCGAAGAGCGATGAGCCGGACGCCCAGACCGCTGCCACCGAGCGCTTCAAGGATGATGACGAAGCCCGACTGCAGCTGGCCAATACGCACCGCCTGGCTGGAATCAGGCCGGAGGAGTACGACGCGGTTTTCTACCCCGGTGGACACGGTCCGCTCTGGGACCTGTATGACAACGCCGACTCTATCCGCCTGCTTGAGCAATTCGTCACCGCCAGCAAGCCCATCGCTGCGGTATGCCACGCCCCCGCCGTGCTGCTCAATGTCCGCAGTGGCGCCGGCGATCCGCTGGTGAACGGCAAACGTGTCACCGGCTTCGCCAATTCGGAGGAGGAAGGCGTCGGTCTGACCGACGTCGTACCCTATCTGCTGGAAGACCGACTCAAGGAAAAGGGTGGCGTCTACAGCAAGGGCGACGACTGGAGCTCGTATGTACTGGTCGACGGCAAGCTGATTACCGGACAGAACCCGGCTTCGTCCGAGCAGGCCGCGCGGGAACTGGTCAAGCTTCTGAGCGAGGCCTGA
- a CDS encoding NAD(P)/FAD-dependent oxidoreductase, protein MSFSNTAANVASPSADVDCVIVGGGPAGLTAALYLARFRRRCLLIDGGDSRASYIPTSHNYPGFPPGIAGVDLLARLRDQARAYGAQLDEGWVDSIEPHPAGFAVRHGHNLTLARRVILASGIEDELPDMPDVHDAIRDGIVRLCAICDGYEVNGENVAVYGEAENAISHAVFLRTFSDHVTVIVHGQPHACDEAIAVADHYGIRVVSDHVEAMRLTEDERVEVTTRGGERIVFDLVYPSLGSRSRSTLAAQLGARCDDNGALLVDDHQRTSVEGLFAIGDVVKGLKQMSVATGQAAIASTALHNSLEANPWGGSRPDRY, encoded by the coding sequence ATGTCATTTTCCAATACCGCGGCGAACGTCGCTTCGCCCTCGGCGGACGTCGATTGCGTCATCGTCGGGGGTGGTCCGGCGGGCCTGACCGCGGCGCTGTATCTGGCCCGGTTCCGCCGCCGTTGCCTGTTGATCGATGGCGGTGATAGCCGCGCCTCGTACATCCCCACCTCGCACAATTATCCGGGTTTTCCGCCGGGCATCGCCGGGGTTGATCTGCTTGCCCGTTTGCGCGACCAGGCGCGGGCATACGGTGCCCAGCTCGATGAAGGCTGGGTGGACTCCATCGAGCCCCATCCGGCAGGCTTCGCCGTCCGCCACGGGCATAACCTGACCCTGGCGCGGCGGGTCATCCTTGCCAGCGGTATCGAAGACGAACTGCCGGACATGCCTGACGTGCATGACGCTATCCGGGATGGCATCGTCCGACTATGCGCGATTTGTGATGGCTACGAGGTCAACGGAGAGAATGTGGCGGTCTATGGCGAGGCGGAGAACGCAATCAGTCACGCCGTATTTTTGCGTACCTTTTCTGACCACGTCACGGTCATCGTGCATGGCCAGCCACACGCCTGCGATGAGGCAATCGCCGTTGCAGATCATTACGGAATCCGCGTGGTGTCCGACCACGTCGAAGCGATGCGTCTGACCGAGGACGAGCGGGTCGAGGTGACCACCCGCGGCGGGGAGCGAATCGTTTTTGACCTCGTCTATCCCAGCCTGGGCAGCCGCTCCCGTTCAACCCTGGCCGCGCAACTGGGGGCACGTTGCGACGATAACGGTGCGCTGCTGGTGGATGACCACCAGCGCACCTCGGTGGAGGGTCTGTTCGCGATCGGAGATGTGGTCAAAGGACTCAAGCAGATGAGCGTGGCGACCGGTCAGGCGGCGATCGCTTCGACCGCGTTGCACAACAGCCTGGAAGCCAATCCCTGGGGTGGCTCCCGGCCGGACCGGTATTGA
- a CDS encoding DUF1328 domain-containing protein produces the protein MLKWAIVFLVIAIIAAVLGFGGIAGTATTIAQVLFVIFLILFIVSFFMSRRGPRP, from the coding sequence ATGCTGAAGTGGGCAATCGTATTTCTCGTCATCGCCATTATCGCTGCCGTGCTGGGCTTCGGCGGCATCGCCGGGACGGCTACCACCATCGCACAGGTGCTGTTCGTCATCTTCCTGATCCTGTTCATCGTCTCCTTCTTCATGAGTCGTCGCGGACCGCGACCCTGA
- a CDS encoding BON domain-containing protein — translation MLRLKPTLVAMAVVGALAVTAGVGAEDADLRQQLTEARQQGSVWTALAVNRNLSPFNIDVDIEGDKAILSGTVDSEVDRELAAQVALEVDGINRVDNQLQVDQQAGRGEERDRGLGGRVDDATLTATIKSKLLWNRRTQGLDIQVDSDDGLVTLTGQVDSEETKELAERIAADTEQAREIRNQLNVNADAGSDFTGAAQDAAGTAGDTLSDAWVTSKVKSSLLFSRSLSGTSISVDTNRGRVRLSGVVESEAEREQAISTAEDIRGVTEVNADGLNVRK, via the coding sequence ATGCTCAGACTCAAACCAACACTCGTCGCCATGGCGGTCGTCGGCGCGCTTGCTGTCACGGCAGGGGTGGGCGCCGAGGACGCCGATTTGCGCCAGCAACTGACCGAAGCCCGTCAACAGGGTTCGGTGTGGACAGCACTGGCAGTCAACCGCAACCTCAGCCCCTTCAACATCGACGTCGACATCGAAGGTGACAAGGCGATCCTCTCCGGAACGGTCGATTCGGAGGTAGACAGGGAGCTTGCCGCTCAGGTCGCGCTTGAGGTCGACGGAATCAACCGTGTCGACAACCAGCTTCAGGTTGACCAGCAGGCCGGTCGCGGCGAGGAGCGCGACCGCGGGTTGGGCGGGCGCGTCGACGATGCCACGCTCACAGCGACGATCAAGTCCAAGTTGCTCTGGAACCGCCGGACCCAGGGGCTGGACATCCAGGTCGACAGCGACGATGGCCTCGTCACCCTCACCGGGCAGGTCGATTCCGAAGAGACCAAAGAGCTGGCAGAGCGCATCGCTGCCGATACCGAGCAGGCACGGGAAATACGCAACCAGCTGAACGTCAACGCCGACGCCGGGTCTGACTTTACAGGTGCTGCGCAGGACGCGGCCGGTACGGCGGGCGATACGCTGAGCGATGCATGGGTTACCAGCAAAGTGAAATCGAGCCTTCTGTTCAGCCGCAGCCTCAGCGGCACCAGCATTTCGGTCGACACCAACCGAGGACGGGTTCGACTCAGCGGGGTAGTCGAGTCGGAAGCCGAAAGGGAGCAGGCAATCAGTACCGCCGAAGACATTCGGGGAGTGACCGAAGTGAACGCCGACGGCTTGAACGTTCGCAAGTGA
- a CDS encoding DUF4136 domain-containing protein, with protein sequence MLRMTFLSAALVLLAACQTTQPQRDYDSSRNFAEYRSWTWADPAINFTPANDPRIGSDLVAQRLKDAIASQLDARGLRPAASPEQADLKVRADMVIDEREQMVTTNYGVGLGTGYWGVWGGGPMMSETRSVDYQTATLQIDLIDAEDNQLVWRGSSTEVVRDQSQSPAERTRSAHELAARVLTGYPPN encoded by the coding sequence ATGTTACGCATGACCTTTTTGTCCGCCGCACTGGTGCTGCTCGCCGCCTGTCAGACTACCCAGCCGCAGCGAGACTACGACAGCAGCCGCAACTTCGCCGAGTATCGATCTTGGACCTGGGCCGACCCGGCCATCAACTTCACACCCGCCAACGACCCGCGGATCGGTAGCGACCTGGTGGCGCAGCGTCTCAAGGACGCGATTGCTTCCCAGCTCGACGCGCGTGGCTTGCGCCCGGCTGCTTCGCCGGAACAGGCGGATCTGAAGGTGCGTGCCGACATGGTCATCGACGAGCGTGAGCAGATGGTCACCACCAACTACGGCGTCGGCCTTGGTACCGGGTACTGGGGGGTATGGGGTGGTGGTCCTATGATGAGCGAGACGCGTTCGGTCGACTATCAGACCGCCACCTTGCAGATCGATCTGATCGATGCAGAGGACAATCAGCTGGTATGGCGGGGCAGCAGTACCGAGGTGGTGCGCGATCAGAGCCAGTCGCCAGCCGAGCGAACCCGTTCCGCTCACGAGCTCGCCGCTCGGGTACTGACCGGCTACCCGCCGAACTGA